TGGAGTGGAGTagagtagaccttatttaacgtcgataactcgtaacagtaacttttaattactgacaaacctgaggtcgacggtgcgctcattttactcccccctctccatcagtgctccgttttacgggtatttaaagctactagctacacggaaaggaaaggagtcgaaacaaggatgcgagatccgggaatcgaactcaggaccacttgcaccaaggccgcgcactaaccgactgtgccatccttgctcctatcCTTGCTAgtgcattgcaccggcatcgcagggATCATAGGCTCGATTCGTTGGAGCTACCTTaacttttcaggtgtctgtaagagacaatggctcaaattgtccagataagtgcgaggttCATTTCTCTCGTTTGTCTATGTCCGCACATTAAGTAATGATCAGCtcatttttttcagtgaagCCTCGATTTTCCTCTTGCACTCATGTGAAGATCAGATATTCCGAAAACATTTCCATGGCAAGTGTGGCAAAGGAAACAATTAAATTCATCTCATTACTGACACGATACATTAATATATCACTTTTCGCGAGAAATCGTACGCGGATATCAGTCAGAGGTGAGTTGTATTCCCTTTCAGAGACAGAAACATTTTGGTAAGCTTTCCTTGTGAGATACCTAGTTCGTTTAAGGACATATAATCTTCCTTTTTTGCGACGAGCGGGCCACAAAATCATTATTAGAAGGtataaaaacgttcttaataaTCACATCGAAGTCACTGGAAAACTAGCAAATAAATGTACcgtattaaaagaaattttcGCGGCACGTTAATTTCGCAAAATTTCGCGATATTaacaaaatcgcgaaattaaagtaACGCGAACAGTAAGTGTCGCGAACATAACATGTGTTAATGACCAAGAACAAGTTTATTACCGTACTGAAACGTTTAcaaaatcacattttttcctGTTCTGAGGCAATGTCTTGGTCATCATCATCGCTACTGCCGTCTATCACCATCACAGGCGGCTATTCTCTTGTACAGTCTTCAACTGGCTCCCGGTAATGCTCTTCCACCAGCTGCTTAAATCTCTCACTGGCCTCCATGTTATTTGAATATGTTTCCATTAGAACGATCGCCTCTGCTGGAATTTCCAAATCCCCTTGTTTATGAATGTCGAATTTTGAAACCAATATATGCAACTTGGTTGGTGGAAATATCACAGTATAACTTTTTCACCAGCGCACAAGGGAGGGCTCATGTCTTGAAAGGATGGGAAAAGGTGGGAATAAAGGGTATATTAACTGGAAGGGAAATATTACTGCCAGTGTTTTATTGCCAATGAAATGTTAATTGTGTACTACTCAAaaacgcgaaattaaagtgatcAGTATATGTAATtaataggactacatgctgaccaatttggaaataattggatgagaaaaatttTGCACTTTTGCAATTTGGCAGTCCGAGGAAATTTTTGAATtcgattatttccaaattggacaagcatgtagTCCTGCATGTAGTTCTTAGGATCTTAAGTATTGTCCCGTGGAaggaatattttgtttctttcagtttaaaGTTAAACCCACGGAAAGGGCAAAACTGAAGACGGTTATTACACATACaatgattttataattttaaaatccAGCGGAGAAGTCCACACAGCCTATTGTCCTTGGAAGGGGGGAAGCGATGGCTGTTGTAGACATGTTGCAGCTGTCTTGTTTGATCTACAGTCAACTGTTAGTAACAATTtgaagtctacctgtacttcTGGTAAATGTGAATGGAAAAGACGATCTGCAAACAACGAGTATGCAGTTCCTttgaaagatttaaaaattgTTAAGGCACAGTTTGGCAAGATTGAGACTGACCTGGTAAAGCCACAGATAATTTTGCACCTGGCCATTCATCCTTTGATGCCAGCTCACTGAAAGAAAAGCTGAGACAAGGACTTAAGGGTGTATACCCCCAATCCTTAGCTCTACAGTTTTTGCCGAAGCCTGTGATTGCAGAAATCCCTGAGGATCAAGTAGCTAAGCATATAGCTAATTACTTGAATGTTGAAAGATATAGTACTCAGATATTTTCAAGTGTGAAAAAGCTATAAACAGTGAGAAAGTTTCTTACCAGACAGTACAGTCATTTATGGATTTCTTTTCCATCAATGAAAGCCAGTGTGATATTATCTGTGCAAAAAGTGGTTATCTGGGAAAAAGAGCCAGTTCTCGTTTAATTAACGTGCTGGGCGCATAACAGCATCTAACTTTTATAAAGATTGTCACATGAGAGAAACCGTTACAACTGACAAAACAAATACTGTTCAACTTCTTATGAACTATGGCCCTATGAAACATATTCCAGAACAGTTAGAGTGGGGTCACCAGAAAGATATCGCTTCGTCAGAATTGTATTTTGAAAAGCTGAGTTCCAAACACCAGGAACTGTCAGTTGTTGAATGTGGTCTGGCTATTAATCAGAGATGGCCCTTCCTTGGGGCTGACCCAGATCACATTCGCAGTTGCAAATGACAAAACTGTGGTGGAATGCAAAAGcctattttcaaaaagaaatctttTGCCTGGAATTGCAGCATCAGAAATGTTTATCAAAACCACTAGAGGCTTCCAGCTCAAGGAAGAAACATCTTGGTATTACCAGATACAAGGCCAGATGGCCATTACTTGAATTCATCACACTGATTTGGTTATGTACACAAATAAGGGTATCCTGGTTGCCCAGTAGAATTCAATCAGCAGTTTTGCCTTAGAATGCTAGAAAAGCTACACTTGTTTTATGAAAAGTGTATGGTACCTGAGCTTCTTACTggaagaatttttttattttttttattattattatttttttatttaaacatatttatatacatgtttGCCCCAAGAGCTAAATGAGCTCATCACGGGGGGCTTACACCAAAATTCTAATTaccacataaaaaaaaacaaacggcAGGAAGAATTTTACAAAGTCTCAAGCCATAAATGCTGtgtactgtaattatttgtGTTTGTTGCAGGGTGTAAtggcattcattttaaaatgatttcaacctTGTCTGTTCTTTAATTGTCGTTTTTAAACTGATGATAATGTGAAGGAGTTCAGCCCTTGTTCTAATCCATTTAATTTGagtaaaattaacaaaatcaaattttattcaaCATTTCATTGTTCTAATCATATCACTTGCATGGATACTAGAAAATttattctcagcttttttaGAAAAGGGAGGTATATTCTTGGTCAATAAATCCCGTACACTGAGTCTCCTCAGTTCCTCCAACAGGTCAATCTACTGACTTTCTTGTGTAATTTTCCTGTCACTTGTGCTTCCAGTCCAAAATTTAGACAGGAAACTGAAGTATCCTGAAGGAGTGATCCCAACTAATGCCTTTATAGTGTTACCCGTACGAAAATTCTGGGCGAGACGCGGGCGAGATTCGGGCCGTAAAAAGTCTCGCTGATGAGCGATACAGAGCGTGACGATAATCAGCCTGACAGAAGCGATGAAGATTGAACGATAAATGAGCGAGAATGGAGCGGGATTATTTGTACTACTCTGACATTTGGACGATATTCTGAGCGATAAACGGGCGAGATTCAggtcataaaaaaacaaaaaaatcacgcTAATGAATAATACATTTTTATGGGCGTGACGTTAGTTTATGGCTTATAATTTCGGGTGTTACGAAGACTGAGACGTAAGACCTGGTCTTAGCTTTCGTAGTACGAAAACAACAACCCCGCTCTTAGTTTTCGCAGTACGAAAAGTAAGACCCTTTGTTAATAGCGGTAATTACGGGAAAGAAACCCGGGAAAACGTACCGCTACTCAGAGATTTGGGCGCTGTATGTTGTTTTCTCACCGTTAAGTTTAAACAGACACAACGCCATGAGAAGCTTGAATGTTGCGCGAcagaaaaaaaagtggcatttatggcacggaaactaaagataggGTCTTTTGGATAACGAGAAACtcagtctgttaaccctttggttatAGCAGGAGTCCATGTcttggttgtaaccactaaaacTATGATACACGTATTTTTCTGTCAGTACACATCTTCCAatttcaaaacaagtccacaatttaTCCGTACGTCACGCAAAGAGTAAACGGATGCCCGTAGATGGTCAATTTTATTATGATACCTAATGGGGGATTGAATAgctttacatgtaaaacataAGTGATTTTCTGTAAGTTTCTCCGTATTTGTCTGACTCACAAGCTTATTTCTCAGCTTATTACAATGAGGATATGAGGTATCATCTGTCAGGGGGTGAGGGTACATCGCGCTATCCTGGTACTTTGACGCATTATTTataaaaaacattgaaatcagtataaacagaaacaaaacaggCCTACTTTAATAGTgccattataaattataaacaaaaaaatcccctgccactccccccacccccataGACAGTACCagtgttttttgtttgcgtgacttacGGCGAAATTGTGGAGTTGTTTTGATACagaatattataaaacatggactggattggtaaaacatggatttgtaaaatgTCGATTTGTATAACATGGATTGGtgaaacatggatttgtaaaaggaagatttgtaaaacatggatttgtaaaactaGGATTTGAGAAAGGTGGATTTatagtagcctgcgtagcaagcgttcctgttcgacaaAAGAGCTTCGAAAGgattttctgcaaactggcggcgcggaagttggggcaagagactgagggaacgcttgcaagaagaccccctatttttgaaaaacgcccacctATTAATGGTTGACTTGACACCTGCTGATTGGCGTCTTATTAACgaattagccaataacagataacCATGTTAACACATGTTTACTTCTGTCAAAACAAACCGAGCCACTACCGGGCGATCAACcttaattttaaagttaaatttgtaacggcagcttctcaGCTGGGTACGACTGGTTATTTTCTtccgagaatttgtttaaaccatcgaaaagaaacttacggacaaattctagctgatatttgcagagcggttggaatagaagttatcgaaaacaacagccaattttcagaacttgtaTTAAAGCAATCCGTGCGCTCGTAGAATACGAAATTTAGAAACataactcgtacagagttcgatgggtagtaaggccgttaaatgcaaatctccagcaaagctgacatgaaaccattcaagacGTTTAAGTTTTAAACTAGcgacgatttcagtgcgactttCTGGCTATTTCTTGGTGCAGAGTGGTTGACGAAATGGATCGtactaaatctcctggaaattacaggCAAACATCCACGTTAGTTTGATAATCCACTgaacgtttttggtcaaatcgtcacgaaatcgtagatgaaatagcaTGTAAAAGTGCGTTAAAAAATCGCATGACTGTAcaaaggagccgctttcttctcacaataaGAGAAGATTTAACAGGATGCGtagttgtcttcatcttgtctcaatcCATGATATAGGACTCAAGCTTACAGTAGGCAAGGTAagcagagaatttgacgaatttctaccagtctcgggatcattttggagtaatttaaaattactaagaatgatgcttttgactgcgtgattatgaggatggaaagtgagggtgaatggaattctgtcattcttatctttctgtgacgtttgtagtgacgactgtcgatcaaattgttgggcgcgatgatggcccgctttgaccacagagacaggatagccacgtttttcgaagaactggcacatctcctggaaaattcggagtcatcactacatagacgtcgaagtctaagaaattgagaataaggaatggagttcttgacatgtgatggatgtgacgatgaatacaacaaataactgtgtgaatcagtaggtttgtagtgcacactagtacatagcacgttgcctctaatagaaactttgatatctaggaaagccaatgaagtttccgaaatttcccaggtatatttaagagccggatgaaaagagttgacggaggttataaattgatcgagttcttctctgctggatgaaatagcgccgatgcagtcgtcgatgtagcggccgtagagttcaggtttggggccgttgtactgattaaaaaattggtgttcaacatatcctacaaaaagattggcatagctaggtcccattcttgtgcccatcgctacaccattaatttgtttgtaatagttgccggcgaatgaaaaacagttaagcgttaaaactagttcggcaaggcggaggagcgtttccgagctaggttctttgacagtgcgtagatcgaaaaagtgtttaagtgcttgaagaccttcgctgttaggaatgactgtgtatagagatgtaatgtccatggtgaaaattagtttgtcttggccggagaaattgaaatcgcggaacatttgtagtgcgtgtgtactgtctttaatgtatgatggcaacgatttgacgataggcgtcataatcctgtctaagtagttagaaatgagttcggtggggcaactacaggcagaaacgataggtcgacctgggttgttgggtttgtgaattttaggcaagaagtaaatgcacgaagttctaggggtgttgatgatgagattagtggcagtgtccggtaattcttgattaactataagattttgaatggtgtctttgacaagtttttgattgttggaagtgagatctttagggattttggcataaaacgaggtatccgaaagttgccgcaaagcttctttttggtaaaggtcggacggCCAAACAaataccgcgccgcctttgtcggccgatttgacaactatgtcgttgcgtttactaagatttttaagcgccgtcTCGGAAGAGTggcctagctcggaaacgctcgaTCTCGCGTCTTAATTTCAGCATCAGATCTCTAAAATGCAAGAGCCCAGGAAATGGGCTAATATTATAACTTCTCTTATTTTAACAGGATAGTTGATAGCTAGAATAGCTTACCAGAGAGTATTCATAATAGCTCTAATTTGAAGACCTTTAGAATTACTTTGATGAAACATTTAACTCAGTCTTAATTTCAGGTAATTacacaaaataatttaaattgtatcattattcaataataataataataataataatgtaataaaaaatatttacaaaaattaaaatatctccaaaaggtaagaactataaatttacgagcaatatagatatttctctgttaaaactgttttaaaacttccaaataaataaataaataaaataaaatagaaaagtcatttaatattagatctggcaagttcaacgtccacatcaatgtctttaacattattggttcgcctcctatttgatctggagcctctgaggcagagtagcgctgaccttaaaatagagaaagaaacttttcctcttATCCACGTCATTGTCTTCGCATAGTCTTCGCCTTTCTTTATGGATATCAGTTCTGCGAGTCGGCTATGATATCTTAAACATTCGCGTCCCATACCTCCTGTTGTGGTGAATACTAATGGCGTAAAGGACGCTTGTTGAACTTCCAGGACTCGTCGTTCATACATTCTTTTCCTCTCGTTTTCATGAAGGCGATACACTTGTTCTGGCGTAAGATCTTTGTATGAGTCAGCGTTTGGATGGCATACTCTTATATCgaaaaaggtcgacttttgtttcTCCCAAAATCCACGTGCAAGAATGTCGAGGCGGGCGTCGCAGGCCAGGTTTGCACCGCTGTTTAAAGTCTCTCCGTTAATTTCTTGTAGAACTGGTTCTGTTTCTACATCATTGCAGACTAGGTTAAGTAGATCAGCTTCGAGGTCGCGTAACTCGTTGTCacgttgaataataaagccaCCGCGTTTACAAATCATGGCGTGATTCACACTAAAGCGATCTCCACACACACAAACGGTGGGTGTGCCCGTTATTCCCCAATCATACCTTAGGTGGATAGCATCTTTGAATTCTCTCTTGTTCAGGTCAAAGTCCAAGTCCTTATTGGGAATTACTATTAACCAATTTGATGCTCCCTTCTCTCTAGCTAAACTGACAGCTCTTTTCGTTCTTTCGGGTAGAGAATTCCTCCACTCGTCCGATCGTTTGAGTAatctttcctccttttctttctttgccttttgttgTAATGACGTGACTTCAGCTTCGTCAGGCGGTTCATGTAGCTGTGACATAATCCGTTCAGCAAGGGGAGCAGTTACATTAACAGATGCTTGGAATTCGGCATTCGCACTCTGGGTGGAATTCGTAAATCCTAGGCCTCCAAGACGCACTGGAAGTGATAGGATATCCCGCTCAAGCTGTGTGCACTTGTGATCCACCATTGAAGGTATCAGTACATCGGATATCGCGCGTTCAAGAGGCTCTAGAAGGTCTTCGATATTCGGTAGTGTtctaataataatcataataataattattattattattattattattattattattattattattatgggcaGTAAAACGTAAGGATGCCTCCTTAAATGAGATATTGACAAGGCGCAATCGCGTAGCTTATCATTACCATAGCCTAAAATAATtagtaaaataaagaaattcttAAATGATATAAGAAACCCAAAAAGCTGTGGGTAAACGTTTGACCAGTTCATAGGTCCTACGCAGTGagaactttattattattattattattattattattattattattattattatagcagtaTAAAGCGTATGAATGCTACTAAAATAAGCTCCATAGGGTGCACCGCGTGACCTGTGTTGCTGACAAGAATTTGCGTAAAAATCTAAATCCCAAGCCTTAAAAtccaaaagtaaaagaaattacaaaatcaaaACTAATCTAAATAAACAGGTTCCCTCTTGAGTAAGTATCATCCGTCCTTGATCAAGTTCAATTGGTTATGACTTTGAAGGTGCGAGCGATGTTTAAGGAGCTCGACAGTACCGCCTTTTGCATCCTCTTCAAAATGTCAAGTGTACGTGAACCGAAGATCCTGTTCATCTGCACTTCACGTTCCTTCGACCAACCACCCAGTACGTCCATGATGACGTTAAGTTGTACGATCTTATAGTTTGGGTAACGCTTGATAAGTTCTAAGCGTAGGAGTCCGTACTTTTCCATCTTTTCAGCCTCTTTCTTCTCGCGGTTGTCAATCCACGGGCAACTCATTTCCACTAACAGtactttcttttccttgtgaTCAATAATTCGCGCATCTACTCGATTGGCCCGCACCGTAGTATGCTCTGCATAGACTGGGACATCCCAGAAAGCCTGCGCTTGGGTAGATTCATACAGTGGTTTTGGCTCAATGCGCGAAAACCAAGGTGAGACAGTCTCAAGGTCTCTGAGGATCTCGAAGAACAATACTTTCAGTGCCGCGTTATGTCTCTCCATATACTTGGTCTGCGCTAAAGATGGACACCCGGCTAGCACGTGCGCAATGCATTTCAGGGCTTTCCCACACATCCTGCACATGATGTTTTTCTGGTCAAATGTGCCCGTCTTATAGGCCGAGTAGACTCGTGTTGGTAAGAGCTGTTCGTAAAACTCCATTACTTCTGCAACTGTATGGGTAGGTGCACAACTCCACTCGCTTAGCCAAGCAAAACAGTCTCGTTTACTTAATTGATCATCGTTCCATCTACTACTTACAAGGCGACCCTGCCACTTCTGATCCTGTACTTTGTTTTCTAGCCCAGCACATACAGCTTTTAGTTGCAGCTTTACATGATGACCTGTAATCTTCTTTTCGGGGTTGCTTAGAGAACTGCACGATGACTCAGCAGGCTCCAGAGTCAAAGTTGTCCCCAACTCCTCTGCAAATTTATTCGCGTCTTTTACGAGAGAGGAAATCGTTTCTTCTCTGCTTTCTCTTCAAATGCCCGAACTGTTCTCATCATTGGATCTAAATTGTTATAAAGCTTTATGTCTGCCTCGATTTTACTCAGCTTATATTCTTGCTCAACAGACTTCATGCCGCGCCCACCTGCCACTCTTGGAAAGTAGAACAAGGCAATGGAGCTGAGGGGGTGCCTACCGCCATTTTCACTGACTACCTTTTTCGTCTCTCTGTCAATCTCTCTCAGCTCAGTCAAAGGCCAGTGCTGCGTCCACATCAGGTAGGTTAAGACAGGCAAGGCGAACTGGTTCGTGGCCCTAACATGGTTCTCATCAGATAGAGGGCTTGTCCAGATCACTGAGAGCCTCTGTAAGTATACCTTTGCTGCAACTGCAAGTGCTAACTTCTCGTCTTGCAAGGTCGATTCACTCACACCCAAGAACTTATAGCTGGAACCAGTTTTAAGGCTCTGCACTAGGGTGGACTCGTCCAGCttgagatctgcagaattctcaatttgctttcctttcctaATATGGATGACACTACATTTCTTGGGGTTCCAATGTAGCCCAATGTCTAGGATGGCATCGCTAGTAGCTCGTAACACTGTATTGAGCTTTAACTCGGAAGCTGCGAATACCTTGAGATCGTCCACGTATAAAAAGTAGGTAACTTTGGACTCCAGTTGTTTGGAGAGACGATATCCCTGAGTAGCTGAGGGAACCAGACGACCGGGTTTAGACACAACGTAAACAACCGAGGGCACAGGGCGTCTCCCTGTGGAAGGCAGGATGATGGACCGAGATGTTTCGCGCCCTTGCTTCGTGAATGTTGTGAATCCTTGTGTTCCAGCTAGCACTCAAGTTCCTAATCGCTCTACAGATCCATGAGGGGAACCGATGAAGTGCCATGATCTCATTTAGCCAGTCGTGATCGATAGAATCGTAAGCCTTTTTAACATCAACCCAGGCCATACCCAGGTTACGTTTATTACGATAGCAATCGAGTGTTACCATTATATCAATAAGCAGGTTATCTGTAGTTCCACTACTCCCAGCCTTAGCAACTCTCTGCCCATTCTCCATTAGCTCATGAACATCGCGATGACTGTCCATTGGTCCTTGGACACATGAAGTAAACCACTTATAGAGGTTGTTGAGACAAGTTATTGGCCTTTGGTTCTCGGAGGAAAACTCTCCCGGTTTTGGGAGCAGACTTGTTTTGCCTTCAGCAAACCACTGAGGATATTCTTCATCGCGCTTCGAGATAGCCACAAATGCGTCTGTAATCCGAGCATGAAGAGATGTCGCCT
Above is a window of Montipora capricornis isolate CH-2021 chromosome 6, ASM3666992v2, whole genome shotgun sequence DNA encoding:
- the LOC138053299 gene encoding uncharacterized protein, with amino-acid sequence MEFYEQLLPTRVYSAYKTGTFDQKNIMCRMCGKALKCIAHVLAGCPSLAQTKYMERHNAALKVLFFEILRDLETVSPWFSRIEPKPLYESTQAQAFWDVPVYAEHTTVRANRVDARIIDHKEKKVLLVEMSCPWIDNREKKEAEKMEKYGLLRLELIKRYPNYKIVQLNVIMDVLGGWSKEREVQMNRIFGSRTLDILKRMQKAVLSSSLNIARTFKVITN